A genome region from Maridesulfovibrio salexigens DSM 2638 includes the following:
- a CDS encoding lysophospholipid acyltransferase family protein, producing the protein MKIKIDPVIFAPQVAFLYRWWVRSMRFDIRGYENIIEPHKQGKPLMLALWHNELFSLIGLGFLEKLPLVTMASDSKDGQIITEVLERIGYEVARGSSTRGGLKAMLGVARIMRKKGKIGAITMDGPKGPRHEVKSGILAIAQKTGASIIPMRAYPSKPVVFEKSWDKFELPKPFMPCKVLLGEPFEVTSQKLDEEILASEARRLEAIMASMTLD; encoded by the coding sequence ATGAAAATCAAGATTGATCCGGTCATATTCGCACCGCAGGTTGCCTTTCTTTACCGTTGGTGGGTGCGTTCCATGCGTTTTGATATCAGAGGATATGAAAATATCATCGAACCGCACAAACAGGGCAAGCCGCTTATGTTGGCTTTGTGGCATAATGAGCTGTTCAGCCTGATCGGTCTTGGATTTTTGGAAAAATTGCCGTTGGTAACTATGGCTAGCGACAGTAAAGATGGGCAGATCATAACCGAAGTGCTTGAGCGTATCGGCTATGAAGTTGCACGTGGTTCTTCCACTCGCGGCGGATTGAAAGCCATGCTCGGAGTAGCACGGATCATGCGCAAGAAAGGTAAGATCGGCGCTATCACCATGGATGGTCCCAAAGGACCGCGCCATGAAGTAAAGTCCGGAATTCTGGCAATTGCCCAGAAAACAGGGGCTTCTATCATTCCTATGAGGGCTTATCCTTCAAAACCTGTTGTTTTTGAGAAGTCTTGGGACAAATTTGAATTGCCTAAGCCGTTCATGCCATGCAAAGTCTTGTTGGGAGAACCTTTTGAGGTTACCTCGCAAAAGCTTGATGAAGAAATTCTGGCTAGCGAAGCCCGTCGCCTTGAAGCGATCATGGCAAGTATGACGCTGGACTAG
- a CDS encoding methyl-accepting chemotaxis protein yields MSLKLKLITFCVAIGLIPLIVVGTLSVNMASNALSSQAFGQLESVRDAKKKNLQDLVNKWFHEVKLFSNVKEVYNAVGLIGEYALEYEIPGQPLDVASDEYKEVHQYAATPFIPFVETLGYDDAILINDYGRVLFSIKKEKDLGADLKKGKYKNTNLARAFEEAVKGQIVFADFEPYAPMGGAPIAFICAPVRSHAGDIQGVVALRIPLKEINSIMTLRTGMGKTGESYLVGPDLLMRSDSELNPDRSVSSSFKNKKNVESKAVKLALEGKSDTDIIEDVNNTDQLVAYTPLEIGKTRWALISEIHKEEAFEAVTTLRTFALIISGITAILVVLVTLVFLRKSILGPLERIEIFVTSIAGGDFKANLEGKFKSEIKKLADGIQVMVAELKNKLGFSQGMLDGMTVPCLISDTEANISYINQPLCELLESGKSCESWIGRPVKDLLQAPPGEKGILTRCLDERHPIVNIERRLKTKKDNYRDVRIDAAPLYDLDNELIGGFAIIIDLSDMKAKEEQINDQHKVMVEITEKAQSISKYLTKGASEIETQVDQVSSNTEKQFDRIEYSSQAITEMNQTLLNSVTNAENATDQAKQTRAHAEDGMQTMTETSVAIDQLQALSDTVKANMHQLGEQSQSIGGIIGVINDIADQTNLLALNAAIEAARAGEAGRGFAVVADEVRKLAEKTMQSTREVEEAIKAIQESAQSNIENTDQTVEAVEHASNLVEKSVQAFQEISGMSVDTATEIEKIAQATDQQSEAHDQIHKSVEDLKMLAGDTKSDMQESAKSITSLARTAQELEKLIERLSNAAGI; encoded by the coding sequence ATGTCTCTGAAATTAAAGCTGATTACATTCTGCGTTGCCATCGGCCTGATTCCGCTGATAGTTGTCGGAACCTTAAGTGTTAACATGGCGTCAAATGCATTATCTTCCCAAGCATTCGGACAGCTAGAGTCTGTTCGCGACGCTAAAAAGAAAAACTTGCAAGATCTCGTAAACAAATGGTTTCACGAAGTAAAACTCTTCTCCAACGTGAAAGAAGTATACAATGCAGTAGGCCTGATCGGTGAATATGCTTTAGAATATGAAATTCCGGGTCAACCCTTGGACGTTGCTTCGGATGAATATAAGGAAGTTCATCAATACGCGGCAACCCCGTTTATTCCATTCGTCGAAACCCTAGGTTACGATGATGCAATTCTTATCAATGATTATGGACGGGTTCTATTCTCCATAAAAAAAGAAAAAGATCTCGGAGCGGACCTCAAAAAAGGAAAATATAAAAACACCAACCTCGCCCGGGCTTTTGAAGAGGCAGTGAAAGGCCAGATTGTTTTTGCAGACTTCGAACCCTACGCGCCCATGGGCGGAGCTCCGATTGCTTTTATTTGCGCCCCTGTTCGCTCTCATGCTGGAGATATTCAGGGCGTTGTGGCCTTACGAATCCCACTTAAAGAGATCAACTCCATCATGACCCTGCGTACCGGTATGGGAAAAACCGGAGAATCATATCTTGTTGGTCCGGACCTACTGATGCGTTCGGATTCTGAGCTTAACCCAGACCGCAGTGTAAGCAGTTCTTTCAAAAACAAAAAAAATGTAGAATCCAAAGCAGTCAAATTAGCCTTAGAAGGAAAAAGCGATACAGACATTATAGAAGACGTTAACAATACCGATCAGCTTGTCGCCTACACTCCTCTTGAAATCGGCAAAACCCGCTGGGCCCTAATTTCTGAAATTCACAAGGAAGAAGCCTTTGAAGCTGTAACAACTCTCAGGACTTTCGCCCTGATCATTTCTGGAATCACAGCTATTCTTGTTGTGCTGGTTACACTTGTTTTTCTGCGCAAATCTATTCTCGGTCCCCTTGAACGAATTGAAATATTCGTTACATCCATTGCCGGCGGAGATTTTAAAGCCAACCTTGAGGGTAAATTTAAAAGTGAAATCAAAAAACTGGCTGATGGAATTCAGGTTATGGTCGCAGAGCTGAAAAACAAGCTCGGGTTCTCGCAAGGTATGCTGGACGGTATGACAGTCCCTTGCCTCATCTCTGATACTGAAGCCAATATCTCATACATCAATCAACCGCTTTGCGAACTGCTGGAAAGCGGTAAATCCTGCGAGAGCTGGATCGGCCGCCCAGTGAAGGACCTTTTGCAGGCTCCTCCAGGAGAGAAAGGAATCCTGACCCGCTGTCTCGATGAAAGGCATCCTATAGTTAATATTGAGCGGCGCTTGAAAACCAAAAAAGATAACTACCGCGATGTTCGCATTGATGCCGCCCCGCTCTATGATCTGGATAATGAACTGATTGGCGGATTCGCTATCATTATTGACCTGAGTGACATGAAAGCAAAGGAAGAACAGATCAACGACCAGCACAAAGTCATGGTTGAAATCACCGAAAAAGCACAGTCTATTTCTAAATACCTGACCAAAGGTGCATCCGAGATTGAAACACAGGTTGATCAGGTTTCTTCAAACACAGAAAAGCAATTTGACCGTATTGAATACTCATCGCAGGCAATTACTGAAATGAATCAAACCCTTCTCAATTCTGTAACCAATGCTGAAAATGCAACGGATCAAGCCAAGCAAACCCGTGCACATGCTGAAGACGGCATGCAGACCATGACCGAAACCAGCGTGGCGATAGATCAATTGCAGGCTTTGTCCGACACGGTAAAAGCAAACATGCACCAGCTAGGTGAACAGAGTCAGTCCATCGGCGGAATCATTGGAGTAATCAACGATATTGCCGACCAGACTAACCTGCTGGCACTAAACGCTGCAATTGAGGCCGCTCGTGCCGGTGAAGCCGGACGAGGCTTCGCGGTAGTTGCTGATGAAGTGCGCAAACTGGCAGAGAAGACAATGCAGTCGACACGGGAAGTGGAAGAAGCAATTAAAGCTATCCAAGAGTCTGCGCAGTCAAATATCGAGAATACAGACCAGACAGTTGAAGCGGTAGAACATGCCAGCAATTTGGTAGAAAAATCGGTGCAGGCATTTCAGGAAATTTCAGGAATGTCTGTAGATACCGCTACTGAAATCGAGAAAATAGCTCAAGCCACAGACCAGCAATCTGAAGCTCATGACCAGATCCACAAGAGTGTGGAAGATTTAAAAATGCTGGCAGGTGACACCAAATCAGACATGCAGGAATCAGCCAAGTCCATCACTTCATTGGCAAGGACAGCGCAAGAACTGGAAAAACTCATCGAAAGGCTCAGCAATGCTGCCGGAATATAA
- a CDS encoding HD-GYP domain-containing protein: MRKIINYLDKKKEHDNNVASMTVHQFAESLGNAIDAKDHYTCSHSEEVAVVAQALGVQLGLNDQECELLHIAGHLHDIGKIGLPDSILKKEGRLTLEEYEIVKKHPAMGAEIVKPVATVSGLNRIPGMILHHHERFDGAGYPYALKGERIPFGARVIAVADTLSAMASNRPYRKAIEFNRIIDEIQACSGTQFDPVVVEAFMGITDQVRNYFLQGSIFGEGPDPRSICVAEQSVLVHQ; the protein is encoded by the coding sequence ATGAGAAAAATAATTAATTATTTAGATAAAAAAAAAGAACACGATAATAATGTAGCTAGTATGACGGTCCATCAGTTTGCAGAGTCCTTAGGTAATGCAATTGATGCCAAAGACCATTATACCTGCTCACATTCAGAAGAAGTTGCTGTTGTGGCGCAGGCATTGGGTGTACAGCTTGGCTTAAACGACCAAGAATGTGAGCTGCTGCATATTGCCGGGCATCTGCATGATATCGGTAAGATAGGCCTTCCTGATTCAATTCTTAAAAAGGAAGGCCGGTTGACTCTGGAAGAGTATGAAATAGTCAAGAAACATCCGGCAATGGGGGCTGAAATTGTCAAGCCTGTCGCTACAGTCTCGGGACTGAACCGCATTCCCGGTATGATTCTTCATCATCATGAAAGATTCGATGGAGCAGGTTACCCCTATGCCTTAAAAGGTGAAAGGATTCCTTTCGGGGCAAGGGTTATTGCTGTTGCTGATACTCTTTCAGCAATGGCCAGTAATCGCCCATACCGTAAAGCAATAGAGTTCAATAGAATCATTGACGAAATTCAGGCCTGTTCCGGTACTCAGTTCGACCCTGTTGTTGTGGAGGCATTTATGGGGATAACAGATCAGGTTAGAAACTACTTCTTGCAAGGAAGCATTTTTGGTGAAGGACCTGATCCCAGAAGTATTTGTGTAGCAGAACAATCCGTTCTGGTTCATCAATGA
- a CDS encoding amino acid ABC transporter permease has product MFDSQNKISSRDILLLTCIMGGVLFTFWHLAQGLNYNWDWSVIPDYIARYDSNSGDWRAGMLTQGLLVTLRLSLWSILLALVAGTIMGMWRVSPRPLLRMISSSYVGLVRNIPPLVLIFIFYFFLGDQIMQATGITELSYSLDDSTSPILTTLFGPVEQLPAFLSGVLTMALFEGAYITEIVRAGIESIDQEQWEASAALGFNRRNQLVHIILPQAFSRSLPPLAGQFISTIKDSSIVSVISIQELTFAGQELMSATYRTFEIWSLVIIMYFILTFPCSIGVRKLEIKMNSHNGTHH; this is encoded by the coding sequence ATGTTCGATTCACAAAACAAAATCTCCTCCCGCGATATTCTGCTTTTGACATGTATCATGGGAGGAGTTCTTTTCACCTTCTGGCATCTTGCCCAAGGCCTTAACTACAATTGGGATTGGTCCGTAATTCCAGACTATATTGCCCGTTACGATAGCAACTCGGGAGACTGGAGAGCGGGCATGCTCACACAGGGACTATTGGTCACCCTGCGTCTATCACTCTGGTCTATTCTGCTGGCACTCGTAGCCGGAACAATAATGGGCATGTGGAGAGTAAGCCCAAGACCATTGCTGCGCATGATTTCCAGCAGTTATGTAGGGCTGGTCCGCAATATTCCGCCACTGGTGCTCATCTTTATTTTTTATTTCTTCCTCGGCGATCAAATAATGCAGGCAACCGGGATAACCGAGCTTTCGTACTCTCTTGATGATAGTACTTCACCGATTTTAACTACCCTTTTCGGCCCTGTTGAACAGCTTCCGGCATTTCTGTCCGGAGTGCTGACTATGGCATTATTTGAGGGGGCATACATAACTGAAATTGTCCGGGCTGGAATAGAATCCATTGATCAAGAACAGTGGGAGGCTTCTGCTGCTCTTGGTTTTAACAGACGCAACCAACTGGTACATATCATCCTGCCGCAGGCGTTTTCGCGGTCCCTGCCGCCACTGGCCGGACAATTTATCTCAACGATTAAAGACTCTTCCATTGTCTCTGTAATTTCCATTCAGGAACTTACATTTGCCGGACAGGAACTGATGTCTGCCACCTACAGGACCTTTGAAATCTGGAGCCTGGTAATCATTATGTATTTTATACTTACTTTTCCGTGTTCAATAGGAGTTCGTAAGCTCGAAATAAAAATGAACAGTCACAACGGAACGCATCATTGA
- a CDS encoding transporter substrate-binding domain-containing protein, with amino-acid sequence MKLWRNLSVSVAVAILAISLAFPALADDIGRDYSKGDTFGKILQRKSLNVGISIFEPWVMKDQNGEYIGFEIDVAKRLASDMGVQVNFVETDWDTIIPDLIANKFDIIICGMNMTPERILKVNFSDPYEFNSMSIVANKDVKTGKMTRADYNNANVGLPHLSALEDFNSPKIRIGVRRGTTAEDAVKNYTPKAKAVVFENEATSIQALLNGEVSCLMLSQPLPKMLAEKYPKKLYLALPSGFAREPSGFVVRKGDHDFLTYLNNWIRICDSNGWLKTRYHYWFKSSPWKLR; translated from the coding sequence ATGAAATTATGGAGAAATCTCAGTGTAAGTGTTGCAGTGGCAATTCTAGCAATCAGTCTTGCTTTCCCGGCTTTAGCTGATGACATTGGGCGAGATTATTCAAAAGGGGACACCTTTGGTAAAATTCTCCAGCGTAAAAGCCTCAATGTTGGAATTTCAATCTTCGAACCATGGGTCATGAAGGATCAAAATGGTGAGTATATTGGATTTGAAATCGATGTAGCCAAGCGACTTGCTTCAGATATGGGCGTGCAAGTGAATTTCGTGGAGACGGATTGGGATACTATTATTCCCGACCTGATTGCCAACAAATTCGACATCATAATATGCGGTATGAATATGACCCCTGAACGAATTCTCAAAGTCAATTTTTCTGATCCGTATGAATTCAATTCAATGTCAATTGTCGCCAATAAAGATGTAAAAACTGGCAAAATGACCCGCGCGGACTACAACAACGCAAACGTTGGTCTGCCGCATCTATCAGCACTGGAAGATTTCAATAGCCCCAAAATTCGTATAGGAGTCAGGCGCGGCACAACTGCTGAAGATGCGGTTAAAAACTATACCCCTAAGGCTAAGGCTGTTGTTTTTGAGAATGAAGCAACTTCCATTCAAGCTTTATTGAACGGTGAAGTATCATGTCTTATGCTCTCACAACCTTTGCCCAAAATGCTTGCTGAAAAATATCCCAAGAAATTGTATCTGGCCTTGCCGTCAGGATTTGCCCGTGAACCCAGCGGCTTCGTTGTACGCAAGGGCGACCATGACTTTTTAACTTACCTGAATAACTGGATAAGGATCTGCGATTCTAACGGATGGCTCAAAACCCGTTACCATTACTGGTTTAAGAGCAGTCCGTGGAAACTCAGATAA
- a CDS encoding transporter substrate-binding domain-containing protein, which produces MTLWRTVTVGITTAILIMGLSSAVWAGDARQNLSQDSTLEKVLKRETLRVGFSTFKPWAMKGKNGEFIGFEIDVAKRLASDMGVKVRFIPTKWDGIIPALLTGKFDIIIGGMGITPKRNLKVNFSDPYEFSGMSIVANKDVAAGKSSLADFNNAETRVSVRLGTTAEKAAKNFLPKAKILKFNDEAASIQELLNGKAACLVASNPLPETLAKKYPGKLYLPLQADFTSEPIGFAVRKGDPDFLNYLNNWIRVCNSEGWLEARYNYWFKTEDWKSQVE; this is translated from the coding sequence ATGACCTTATGGAGAACCGTTACCGTTGGTATTACTACCGCGATCCTGATTATGGGACTCTCTTCCGCCGTCTGGGCCGGAGATGCAAGACAAAATCTTTCGCAGGACAGCACCCTTGAAAAAGTCCTTAAACGTGAAACTCTGAGAGTTGGCTTTTCCACATTCAAGCCATGGGCTATGAAAGGTAAAAATGGCGAGTTTATCGGTTTTGAGATCGATGTAGCAAAACGTCTGGCCTCGGATATGGGTGTGAAAGTACGCTTCATTCCCACCAAATGGGACGGCATTATCCCTGCCCTTCTCACCGGTAAATTCGATATAATTATCGGCGGCATGGGCATCACCCCTAAACGCAATCTCAAGGTCAATTTTTCCGATCCTTATGAATTCAGCGGAATGTCCATCGTTGCCAATAAAGATGTGGCTGCCGGAAAATCTTCGCTGGCTGACTTTAATAACGCTGAGACCCGTGTGTCCGTACGTCTCGGCACCACAGCTGAAAAAGCAGCTAAAAACTTCCTTCCTAAAGCAAAAATCCTTAAATTCAATGATGAAGCAGCATCTATTCAGGAATTGCTCAATGGAAAGGCTGCCTGTCTCGTAGCCTCCAACCCTCTGCCCGAAACCCTTGCCAAAAAATATCCCGGCAAGCTTTACCTGCCCCTGCAAGCAGATTTCACCAGTGAACCCATCGGCTTCGCAGTTCGCAAAGGTGATCCTGACTTCCTTAACTATCTGAATAACTGGATCAGGGTCTGCAACTCCGAAGGCTGGCTTGAAGCCCGCTATAACTACTGGTTCAAAACTGAAGACTGGAAGTCGCAGGTAGAATAA
- a CDS encoding amino acid ABC transporter permease: MEGLGVTLEITGLSFVLTFIIGLGTAIMRLSGSFTAKAIARIYLEIIRNTPLLIQLFFIYFVAAPIIGINGFWASVIALSLFEGAYASEIFRAGITSIDRGQWEAAFSLGGDKKFAYINVILPQAVPRIAPPLAGQAIALVKDSALVSTVAIYDLTMQGQSIISETFLTFEIWFIVAAVYLSITLLLSWVLDKTARKFKSEW, from the coding sequence TTGGAAGGACTTGGCGTTACCCTTGAGATAACGGGGTTAAGTTTTGTGCTGACCTTCATCATCGGACTGGGAACTGCAATTATGCGCTTATCCGGTTCATTCACCGCGAAAGCCATTGCCCGTATCTATCTGGAAATAATCAGAAATACCCCTCTGCTGATTCAACTCTTTTTCATCTACTTTGTAGCTGCTCCCATTATCGGCATTAACGGATTCTGGGCATCAGTTATCGCTCTCAGTCTTTTTGAAGGAGCCTATGCATCTGAGATTTTCAGGGCCGGGATAACTTCCATCGACCGGGGGCAGTGGGAAGCAGCCTTCAGCTTAGGGGGCGACAAGAAATTCGCCTATATAAATGTGATTCTTCCACAGGCTGTACCACGTATCGCCCCTCCCCTTGCAGGACAGGCTATTGCCCTTGTTAAAGATTCAGCACTGGTCAGCACGGTCGCCATCTACGACCTGACCATGCAGGGGCAATCAATAATATCTGAAACCTTCCTAACTTTTGAGATATGGTTTATTGTTGCAGCCGTATATCTTTCGATTACGCTTTTGCTCTCTTGGGTATTGGACAAAACCGCCCGCAAGTTCAAAAGCGAATGGTAA